The proteins below are encoded in one region of Knoellia sp. S7-12:
- the nuoF gene encoding NADH-quinone oxidoreductase subunit NuoF, translated as MSTTLTPILTKFWDDPQSWTLETYEKNDGYKALTKALAAKPADLVQMTKDSGLRGRGGAGFPTGMKWGFLPPPDGGPRYLVVNADESEPGTCKDIPLMMAAPQFLIEGCVITSYAIGCNHAFIYLRGEVVHVYRRLLRAVEEAYAAGHLGKNIHGSGFDLDITVHAGAGAYICGEETALLDSLEGRRGQPRLKPPFPAVAGLYARPTVVNNVESIASVPPILLHGSEWFGDMGTEKSQGFGIFSLSGHVKNPGQYEAPLGITLRELLDMAGGMRDPEKQLKFWTPGGSSTPLFTAEHLDTPLDFESVAAAGSMLGTRALQIFDETTCVVRAVDRWTDFYKHESCGKCTPCREGTWWLKQILGRLEHGQGSEEDLDKLLDICDNILGRSFCALGDGATSPITSSIQYFREEYIAHLTQGSCPFDSRESTLFHKDKVTA; from the coding sequence ATGAGCACCACGCTGACGCCGATCCTCACGAAGTTCTGGGACGACCCGCAGAGCTGGACTCTCGAGACCTACGAGAAGAACGACGGCTACAAGGCACTCACCAAGGCACTCGCGGCCAAGCCCGCGGACCTCGTCCAGATGACCAAGGACTCCGGTCTGCGTGGTCGCGGTGGCGCGGGGTTCCCGACCGGCATGAAGTGGGGCTTCCTGCCCCCGCCGGACGGCGGCCCCCGCTACCTCGTCGTCAACGCCGACGAGTCCGAGCCGGGCACGTGCAAGGACATCCCGCTGATGATGGCGGCGCCGCAGTTCCTCATCGAGGGCTGCGTCATCACGTCCTATGCGATCGGCTGCAACCACGCCTTCATCTATCTGCGTGGTGAAGTCGTCCACGTCTACCGTCGCCTCCTGCGTGCCGTCGAAGAGGCGTATGCCGCTGGTCACCTCGGCAAGAACATCCACGGCTCGGGCTTCGACCTCGACATCACCGTGCACGCAGGTGCCGGTGCCTACATCTGTGGCGAGGAGACCGCGCTCCTCGACAGCCTCGAGGGTCGTCGCGGCCAGCCGCGCCTCAAGCCGCCGTTCCCGGCAGTCGCCGGGCTCTATGCGCGCCCGACCGTCGTCAACAACGTCGAGTCCATTGCGTCCGTACCGCCGATCCTGCTCCACGGATCCGAGTGGTTCGGCGACATGGGCACCGAGAAGTCCCAGGGCTTCGGCATCTTCAGCCTCTCGGGACACGTCAAGAACCCGGGCCAGTACGAAGCCCCGCTCGGCATCACGTTGCGCGAGCTGCTCGACATGGCCGGTGGCATGCGCGACCCCGAGAAGCAGCTGAAGTTCTGGACTCCCGGAGGCTCCTCGACGCCACTCTTCACGGCCGAGCACCTCGACACCCCGCTCGACTTCGAGTCCGTCGCCGCGGCTGGCTCGATGCTCGGCACGCGCGCCCTGCAGATCTTCGACGAGACGACCTGTGTCGTGCGCGCGGTCGATCGCTGGACCGACTTCTACAAGCACGAGTCCTGCGGCAAGTGCACCCCGTGCCGTGAGGGCACCTGGTGGCTCAAGCAGATCCTGGGTCGTCTCGAGCACGGTCAGGGATCCGAGGAGGACCTCGACAAGCTCCTCGACATCTGTGACAACATCCTCGGCCGCAGCTTCTGCGCGCTGGGTGATGGTGCGACGAGCCCGATCACGAGCTCCATCCAATACTTCCGCGAGGAATACATCGCGCACCTGACGCAAGGTTCCTGCCCCTTCGACTCGCGTGAGTCGACGCTCTTCCACAAGGACAAGGTGACCGCATGA
- the nuoK gene encoding NADH-quinone oxidoreductase subunit NuoK yields the protein MSLINYIYLATLLFVIGGAVVLTRRNAIVVFMGVELMLNAANLVFVTFARMHGNLDGQVIALFVMVVAAAEVVVGLAIIMAIFRARRSASVDDANLLKL from the coding sequence GTGAGCCTGATCAACTACATCTACCTCGCGACGCTGCTGTTCGTGATCGGTGGCGCCGTCGTGCTCACCCGGCGCAACGCGATCGTCGTGTTCATGGGTGTCGAGCTCATGCTCAACGCGGCCAACCTCGTGTTCGTCACGTTCGCCCGGATGCACGGCAACCTCGACGGGCAGGTCATTGCCCTGTTCGTCATGGTGGTCGCTGCGGCCGAAGTCGTCGTTGGCCTCGCCATCATCATGGCGATCTTCCGTGCCCGCCGGTCGGCTTCTGTCGACGATGCCAACCTGCTGAAGCTCTAA
- the nuoI gene encoding NADH-quinone oxidoreductase subunit NuoI produces MVPLSSTSPTRRPLVAEEKKGGFLSDLFAPVGGFGVTFATMFRKVATTEYPEVKRPTAQRFHGRHQLNRHPDGLEKCVGCELCAWACPADAILVEGANNDDSNGGAGRFSPGERYGRVYQINYLRCIFCGLCIEACPTRALTMTNEYELADNNRADLIFTKEQLLAPLQGGMTPAPHPMVSGMEERDYYLGKVSEATATQKEWVEAHHAKDAQDATQEAVAK; encoded by the coding sequence ATGGTCCCGCTGTCTTCGACTTCACCGACAAGGAGGCCCCTCGTGGCTGAAGAAAAAAAGGGCGGGTTCCTGTCCGACCTCTTCGCCCCCGTGGGTGGGTTCGGGGTGACCTTCGCGACGATGTTCCGCAAGGTCGCCACGACCGAGTACCCCGAGGTGAAGCGCCCGACGGCGCAGCGCTTCCACGGTCGCCACCAGCTCAACCGTCACCCCGACGGTCTCGAGAAGTGCGTCGGCTGCGAGCTGTGCGCCTGGGCCTGCCCGGCCGACGCGATCCTCGTCGAGGGCGCCAACAACGATGACTCCAACGGCGGTGCCGGAAGGTTCAGCCCAGGCGAGCGCTACGGCCGCGTCTACCAGATCAACTACCTGCGCTGCATCTTCTGCGGACTGTGCATCGAGGCCTGCCCGACGCGTGCCCTGACGATGACCAACGAGTACGAGCTGGCCGACAACAACCGCGCCGACCTCATCTTCACCAAGGAGCAGCTGCTCGCACCGCTCCAGGGCGGTATGACGCCAGCCCCGCACCCGATGGTGAGCGGCATGGAAGAACGCGACTACTACCTCGGCAAGGTCTCGGAGGCCACGGCCACCCAGAAGGAATGGGTCGAGGCACACCACGCCAAGGACGCTCAGGACGCGACGCAGGAGGCGGTGGCCAAGTGA
- the nuoH gene encoding NADH-quinone oxidoreductase subunit NuoH, producing the protein MSTLLTLTTLVAEGTDNPTADFSDTPWWLSLIKAAIIFVYLLVSTLMVIWFERRVIGRMQQRPGPNRNGPFGLLQTLADGMKAMLKEDVTPAKADRFVFTLAPLITATMCFIGFAIIPLGGEVTMFGHTTPLQLADSSISVLFVLAIAGIGIYGVVLAGWSSGSPYPLMGGLRSSAQMISYEIAMGLSLVAVFLYSGSMSTSQIVAAQGSVWYIIPAFFSFFVYVITMVGETNRLPFDLAEGEGELTGGFHTEYGSMRFAMFFLGEYINMFTVSALATTMFLGGWQAPPGIAAINDGMFNEGWWGLLWFTVKLWMFMFLFVWLRGSLPRTRYDQFMRFGWKFLIPATLGWVVLVAFFRGAQNGWFGDAALEFAGRRFPVSSLAIVALVAVGALAFGWWWDSRALAKEAAAAVAPPEEIDPYAGGYPVPPLPGQRLRETARVGAPALPEADPVTPKRPDGPAVFDFTDKEAPRG; encoded by the coding sequence ATGAGCACCCTTCTCACCCTGACCACGCTTGTTGCCGAAGGCACCGACAACCCGACGGCTGACTTCTCGGACACGCCGTGGTGGCTCTCGCTCATCAAGGCGGCGATCATCTTCGTCTACCTGCTGGTGTCGACGTTGATGGTCATCTGGTTCGAGCGACGCGTCATCGGTCGCATGCAGCAGCGTCCCGGCCCCAACCGCAACGGCCCGTTCGGCCTGCTCCAGACCCTGGCCGACGGCATGAAGGCGATGCTCAAGGAAGACGTCACCCCCGCCAAGGCGGACCGGTTCGTCTTCACGCTCGCTCCGCTCATCACGGCGACGATGTGCTTCATCGGCTTTGCGATCATCCCGCTCGGCGGCGAGGTCACGATGTTCGGTCACACCACGCCGCTGCAGCTCGCCGACTCCTCGATCTCGGTGCTCTTCGTCCTCGCGATCGCCGGCATCGGCATCTATGGCGTCGTCCTCGCTGGCTGGTCCTCGGGCTCGCCCTACCCGCTCATGGGTGGGCTGCGGTCCTCGGCGCAGATGATCTCCTACGAGATCGCGATGGGTCTCTCGCTCGTCGCCGTCTTCCTCTACAGCGGCTCGATGTCGACCTCGCAGATCGTGGCCGCGCAGGGGAGCGTCTGGTACATCATTCCGGCGTTCTTCAGCTTCTTCGTCTACGTCATCACGATGGTCGGCGAGACCAACCGTCTCCCGTTCGATCTCGCTGAAGGTGAAGGCGAACTCACCGGTGGTTTCCACACCGAGTACGGCTCGATGCGCTTCGCCATGTTCTTCCTTGGCGAGTACATCAACATGTTCACCGTCTCCGCGCTGGCCACGACGATGTTCCTCGGTGGCTGGCAGGCACCTCCCGGAATTGCCGCGATCAACGACGGCATGTTCAACGAGGGTTGGTGGGGCCTGCTCTGGTTCACCGTCAAGCTGTGGATGTTCATGTTCCTCTTCGTCTGGTTGCGCGGCTCGCTGCCCCGGACCCGCTACGACCAGTTCATGCGCTTCGGCTGGAAGTTCCTCATCCCCGCCACCCTCGGCTGGGTCGTGCTCGTCGCGTTCTTCCGCGGTGCACAGAACGGCTGGTTCGGTGACGCCGCGCTCGAGTTCGCAGGACGTCGCTTCCCGGTGTCGTCGTTGGCGATCGTCGCGCTCGTGGCCGTGGGTGCCCTCGCCTTCGGCTGGTGGTGGGACAGCCGGGCTCTCGCCAAGGAAGCAGCAGCGGCTGTGGCTCCGCCGGAAGAGATCGACCCGTATGCCGGTGGCTATCCCGTCCCGCCGCTGCCCGGCCAGCGTCTGCGCGAGACCGCCCGCGTCGGCGCACCTGCCCTTCCCGAAGCTGACCCCGTGACGCCCAAGCGTCCGGATGGTCCCGCTGTCTTCGACTTCACCGACAAGGAGGCCCCTCGTGGCTGA
- a CDS encoding NADH-quinone oxidoreductase subunit G yields the protein MTVTSRTTTADKSGAVTEKPAVEMVDLTIDGIDVSVPKNTLVIRAAEEVGIEIPRFCDHPLLEPVGACRQCLVEVATPGPDGTLRPMPKPQASCTITATPGMQVKTQHTSPVADKAQHGQMEFLLINHPLDCPVCDKGGECPLQNQAMSNGRTVSRFEDVKRTYPKPINISSQVLLDRERCVLCARCTRFSEQVAGDPFIALVERGALQQVGIYEEKPFESYFSGNTVQICPVGALTGAAYRFRARPFDLVSTPSICEHCASGCSTRTDHRRGSVLRRMAANEPAVNEEWNCDKGRWAFQYATLPDRIELPLVREDGELRVASWREALEVAAAGLKAASSAGVLVGGRVSAEDAYAYGKFARTVLGTNDVDFRARPHSAEEAEFLASNVVLTAPQSGGVTYDDLENAKTVVLAGFEPEDESPIVFLRLRKASRKNKTTVYAVSPVATRGLTKVSGHLIATAPGTEPEVLEALGKGSASGAAGDGPDTVRAAAEALRGEGAIILVGERLATVPGALTAAARLAETTGARLAWIPRRAGERGALEAGAFPTLLPGGRPVTDATARAEVASAWGVVGLPDAAGRDAAAMLEGARTGKIGALVVGGVDPLDFGRADAIQAFESTFVVSLEIRESAVTAVADVVLPVAAHAEKAGTFVDWEGRVRTFQQAIQTGYVSDHRALDMIADEMGEFLGCRTVAEVRSEMERIGPGSQEHKHAAPEHEAGEVPSAADGHLVLATWRHLLDRGQLQDGEPFLAGTAPKPAAKVSRTTADSLGVIDGDIVTVDIGDSTVTDPITVPVTVTEMADHVVWLPTHSAGCDLRGTLADAPAIRVSVTKVDSA from the coding sequence ATGACCGTCACGTCCAGGACCACCACGGCCGACAAGTCCGGCGCCGTGACCGAGAAGCCGGCCGTCGAGATGGTCGACCTGACCATCGACGGCATCGACGTCTCCGTGCCCAAGAACACCCTCGTCATCCGGGCGGCCGAAGAGGTCGGGATCGAGATCCCGCGCTTCTGCGACCACCCGCTGCTCGAGCCGGTCGGCGCCTGCCGCCAGTGCCTCGTCGAGGTCGCCACCCCCGGACCGGACGGAACCCTCCGCCCCATGCCGAAGCCGCAGGCCTCCTGCACGATCACGGCCACGCCCGGCATGCAGGTCAAGACGCAGCACACCTCTCCGGTCGCCGACAAGGCGCAGCACGGGCAGATGGAGTTCCTGCTCATCAACCACCCGCTCGACTGCCCGGTCTGCGACAAGGGTGGCGAGTGCCCGCTGCAGAACCAGGCCATGAGCAACGGCCGCACGGTGAGCCGCTTCGAGGACGTCAAGCGCACCTACCCGAAGCCGATCAACATCTCGAGCCAGGTCCTGCTCGACCGCGAGCGCTGCGTCCTGTGCGCGCGTTGCACCCGCTTCTCGGAGCAGGTTGCCGGTGACCCTTTCATCGCACTCGTCGAGCGTGGCGCCCTGCAGCAGGTCGGCATCTACGAGGAGAAGCCGTTCGAGTCCTACTTCTCCGGCAACACCGTCCAGATCTGCCCGGTCGGCGCGCTGACCGGTGCGGCATACCGGTTCCGGGCCCGCCCGTTCGACCTCGTCTCCACACCGAGCATCTGTGAGCACTGCGCGAGCGGTTGCTCCACGCGCACCGACCACCGCCGTGGCTCGGTCCTGCGTCGCATGGCCGCCAACGAGCCGGCCGTCAATGAGGAGTGGAACTGCGACAAGGGCCGCTGGGCCTTCCAGTACGCCACTCTGCCGGACCGCATCGAGCTCCCTCTGGTCCGCGAAGACGGCGAGCTGCGCGTCGCGTCGTGGCGTGAGGCCCTCGAGGTCGCTGCCGCCGGACTCAAGGCTGCGTCCTCTGCCGGTGTCCTCGTCGGTGGCCGTGTCAGCGCCGAGGACGCCTACGCCTACGGCAAGTTCGCGCGCACCGTCCTCGGGACCAACGACGTCGACTTCCGCGCTCGGCCACACTCGGCCGAGGAGGCCGAGTTCCTCGCCTCGAACGTCGTCCTCACCGCGCCCCAGTCGGGCGGAGTCACCTATGACGACCTCGAGAACGCCAAGACCGTTGTCCTCGCAGGCTTCGAGCCCGAGGACGAGAGCCCGATCGTCTTCCTGCGCCTTCGCAAGGCGTCGCGCAAGAACAAGACGACTGTGTATGCCGTGTCGCCCGTCGCGACCCGTGGGCTCACCAAGGTCTCCGGTCACCTCATCGCGACGGCGCCCGGCACCGAGCCCGAGGTCCTCGAGGCCCTGGGCAAGGGTTCGGCCAGCGGTGCCGCGGGCGATGGCCCCGACACCGTGCGGGCTGCCGCCGAGGCACTGCGCGGCGAGGGGGCGATTATCCTCGTCGGTGAGCGCCTCGCCACCGTGCCCGGTGCCCTGACTGCTGCTGCCCGCCTCGCCGAGACGACGGGTGCACGCCTCGCGTGGATCCCGCGTCGTGCGGGGGAGCGCGGTGCCCTCGAGGCCGGCGCCTTCCCGACACTGCTCCCCGGTGGACGTCCGGTGACTGACGCCACCGCTCGCGCCGAGGTCGCCTCGGCCTGGGGGGTTGTCGGACTTCCCGACGCTGCCGGCCGTGACGCCGCGGCAATGCTCGAAGGTGCACGCACCGGCAAGATCGGTGCCCTCGTCGTGGGCGGCGTCGACCCGCTCGACTTCGGTCGAGCCGACGCCATCCAGGCGTTCGAGTCCACCTTCGTCGTGTCCCTCGAGATCCGTGAGTCGGCCGTCACCGCGGTCGCCGACGTGGTCCTGCCCGTCGCGGCGCACGCCGAGAAGGCCGGAACGTTCGTCGACTGGGAGGGGCGTGTGCGCACCTTCCAGCAGGCGATCCAGACGGGCTACGTCAGCGACCACCGCGCGCTCGACATGATCGCCGACGAGATGGGCGAGTTCCTCGGCTGCCGCACCGTGGCCGAGGTCCGCTCCGAGATGGAGCGCATCGGCCCCGGGTCCCAAGAACACAAGCACGCGGCCCCTGAGCATGAGGCCGGCGAGGTACCGAGTGCCGCGGACGGACACCTCGTCCTCGCGACGTGGCGCCACCTGCTCGACCGCGGTCAGCTCCAGGACGGCGAGCCGTTCCTTGCGGGCACCGCACCCAAGCCCGCTGCCAAGGTATCGCGCACGACCGCCGACTCGCTCGGCGTCATCGACGGCGACATCGTCACGGTGGACATCGGCGACTCGACCGTCACCGACCCGATCACCGTCCCGGTCACGGTGACAGAGATGGCCGACCACGTCGTCTGGCTCCCGACCCACTCTGCCGGCTGTGACCTTCGTGGCACGCTCGCGGACGCACCGGCCATCCGCGTCTCCGTCACCAAGGTGGACTCCGCATGA
- a CDS encoding NADH-quinone oxidoreductase subunit C, whose translation MSDKPAKDNAKPAEKADEPKATPAEPVLDSGDLHASDLDLTQAQAAGDTAPVQIGERRGMFGPTRGSDTTGYGGLRTPILLPGASQKPYGGYFDELTDTLGKALGETGDTAYAKSIERVVVDRGELTLHIAREALPTVARALRDDPALRFEICTGVSGVHFPNEAGRELHAVYHLLSITHNRRVRLEVSAPDDDARIPSVVDTYPAADWHERETWDMFGIVFEGHPALTRILMPDDWPGHPQRKDYPLGGIPVEYKGGTVPPPDERRSYN comes from the coding sequence ATGAGCGACAAGCCCGCCAAAGACAACGCCAAGCCCGCTGAGAAGGCGGATGAGCCGAAGGCGACACCTGCGGAACCTGTGTTGGATTCCGGTGATCTCCACGCGAGCGACCTTGACCTCACGCAGGCGCAGGCCGCCGGCGACACCGCACCCGTCCAGATCGGCGAACGCCGCGGGATGTTCGGCCCCACGCGGGGGAGCGACACCACCGGCTACGGCGGCCTGCGCACCCCCATCCTCCTTCCCGGTGCGTCGCAGAAGCCCTACGGCGGCTACTTCGACGAGCTGACCGACACGCTCGGCAAGGCTCTTGGCGAGACGGGCGACACGGCATACGCAAAAAGCATTGAGCGGGTCGTCGTCGACCGTGGCGAGCTGACACTGCACATCGCCCGCGAAGCCCTGCCGACCGTCGCTCGCGCCCTGCGCGACGACCCGGCCCTGCGTTTCGAGATCTGCACCGGCGTCTCGGGTGTGCACTTCCCCAACGAGGCCGGGCGCGAGCTGCACGCCGTCTATCACCTGCTCTCGATCACCCATAACCGCCGCGTCCGCCTCGAGGTGAGCGCGCCCGATGACGACGCGCGCATCCCCTCGGTCGTCGACACCTATCCGGCGGCCGACTGGCACGAGCGCGAGACCTGGGACATGTTCGGCATCGTCTTCGAGGGCCACCCCGCCCTCACCCGCATCCTGATGCCGGACGACTGGCCGGGCCACCCCCAGCGCAAGGACTATCCGCTGGGTGGCATCCCCGTGGAATACAAGGGCGGCACCGTACCGCCGCCCGACGAGCGGAGGTCGTACAACTGA
- a CDS encoding NADH-quinone oxidoreductase subunit D, which yields MATQDTDKNTADTVYEDIPAHEQSPGLDSALGDGQNDPYATTDADREDGARVFNATGGDWGDLVDEATALHEERIVVNMGPQHPSTHGVLRLILELDGETVTEARAGIGYLHTGIEKNMEYRNWVQGVTFCTRMDYLTPMFQETTYCLGIERLLGIEDQIPERASIIRVLMMELTRINSHLVCLGTGGMELGATTVMTVGFRERERILRIFETVTGLRMNNAYIRPGGVAQDLPHGCLDQINGTVVELRRGIRELELLLNENPILKGRTKNVGYLDLAGCMALGITGPILRSTGLPHDLRKSQPYCGYETYDFEVVTRTGADAYDRLRIRLDEMYESLKIIEQCVERLKKVQGPVMVQDKKIAWPAQLSVGSDGQGNSLDHIREIMGTSMESLIHHFKLVTEGFRVPAGQAYVPIESPKGELGCHLVSDGGTRPYRAHFRDPSFNNLQAVAALSEGGQVADVIVAVASIDPVMGGVDR from the coding sequence ATGGCCACTCAAGACACTGACAAGAACACGGCAGACACGGTCTACGAAGACATTCCGGCGCACGAGCAGAGCCCCGGGCTCGACTCGGCTCTGGGCGATGGACAGAACGATCCCTACGCCACAACGGACGCCGACCGCGAGGACGGCGCCCGCGTGTTCAACGCGACCGGTGGCGACTGGGGTGACCTCGTCGACGAGGCGACCGCACTCCACGAGGAGCGCATCGTCGTCAACATGGGGCCGCAGCACCCGTCGACGCACGGCGTGCTCCGTCTCATCCTTGAGCTCGACGGTGAGACGGTCACCGAGGCCCGTGCGGGAATCGGCTACTTGCACACGGGCATCGAGAAGAACATGGAGTACCGCAACTGGGTGCAGGGGGTGACCTTCTGCACGCGCATGGACTACCTCACGCCGATGTTCCAGGAGACGACCTACTGCCTGGGCATTGAGCGGCTCCTGGGCATCGAGGACCAGATCCCGGAGCGCGCGAGCATCATCCGCGTCCTCATGATGGAACTCACCCGGATCAACTCCCACCTCGTGTGCCTCGGCACCGGTGGCATGGAGCTCGGCGCGACGACCGTCATGACCGTCGGCTTCCGTGAGCGCGAGCGCATCCTGCGCATCTTCGAGACCGTCACCGGCCTGCGCATGAACAACGCCTACATCCGCCCCGGCGGAGTGGCGCAGGACCTGCCGCACGGCTGCCTGGACCAGATCAACGGCACCGTCGTCGAACTGCGTCGCGGGATCCGCGAGCTCGAGCTGCTGCTCAATGAGAACCCGATCCTCAAGGGCCGCACCAAGAACGTCGGCTACCTCGACCTCGCCGGCTGCATGGCCCTGGGCATCACCGGTCCGATCCTGCGCTCGACCGGGCTCCCGCACGACCTGCGCAAGAGCCAGCCCTACTGCGGCTACGAGACCTATGACTTCGAGGTCGTCACCCGCACCGGCGCCGACGCCTACGACCGGCTCCGGATCCGTCTCGACGAGATGTACGAATCGCTCAAGATCATCGAACAGTGCGTGGAGCGCCTCAAGAAGGTCCAGGGCCCGGTCATGGTGCAGGACAAGAAGATCGCGTGGCCGGCGCAACTGTCCGTCGGCAGCGACGGCCAGGGCAACAGTCTCGACCACATCCGCGAGATCATGGGCACCTCGATGGAGTCCCTGATCCACCACTTCAAGCTCGTCACCGAGGGTTTCCGCGTGCCGGCCGGTCAGGCCTACGTGCCGATCGAGTCGCCCAAGGGTGAGCTCGGCTGTCACCTCGTGTCCGACGGCGGCACGCGTCCCTACCGGGCGCACTTCCGGGACCCGAGCTTCAACAACCTGCAGGCCGTGGCCGCACTCTCCGAGGGCGGTCAGGTCGCTGACGTCATCGTTGCCGTGGCCTCGATCGACCCCGTCATGGGAGGCGTGGACCGCTGA
- a CDS encoding NADH-quinone oxidoreductase subunit J, whose amino-acid sequence MTSTGEAILFWVLAPLAVIGAMGLIFARKAVHAALGMALTMIILGVFYLAQGADFLGVIQIFVYTGAVMMLFLFVVMLVGVDSSDSIVETLKGQRAATIVLTLGLAALLMGAIGRITIGDGPANKLDAINTETGNVSGMAELIFGRYVWVFEATSALLITAALAAMVLAHRERLGARPDQRAWSEKRIRSGENLSGLPVPGVYARHNAVDTPALLPDGSPSELSISRVLTARDQVGSAAPWVDAEREIERDLAQDRDARGVNDGVAERTDADDVDVTKEDQP is encoded by the coding sequence GTGACCAGCACAGGAGAAGCGATCCTCTTCTGGGTCCTCGCCCCCCTCGCCGTCATCGGCGCCATGGGCCTGATCTTTGCCCGCAAGGCCGTCCACGCCGCGCTCGGCATGGCGCTGACGATGATCATCCTCGGCGTCTTCTATCTGGCCCAGGGTGCGGACTTCCTCGGCGTCATCCAGATCTTCGTCTACACCGGCGCCGTGATGATGCTCTTCCTCTTTGTCGTCATGCTCGTCGGTGTGGATTCGTCCGACAGCATCGTCGAGACCCTCAAGGGTCAGCGGGCCGCGACGATCGTCCTCACCCTCGGACTTGCCGCTCTCCTCATGGGCGCGATCGGGCGCATCACCATCGGTGACGGCCCGGCCAACAAGCTCGACGCGATCAACACCGAGACCGGCAACGTGTCCGGCATGGCAGAGCTCATCTTCGGCCGCTACGTCTGGGTCTTCGAAGCCACGTCGGCACTGCTCATCACCGCCGCACTCGCCGCGATGGTGCTCGCCCACCGCGAGCGTCTGGGCGCTCGCCCCGACCAGCGTGCGTGGAGCGAGAAGCGAATCCGCAGCGGAGAGAACCTCTCTGGCCTGCCCGTCCCCGGTGTCTACGCCCGCCACAACGCGGTCGACACCCCTGCGCTCCTGCCCGACGGTTCGCCGAGCGAGCTGTCCATCTCGCGCGTTCTCACCGCGCGCGACCAGGTCGGCTCCGCCGCACCCTGGGTTGATGCAGAACGCGAGATCGAGCGAGACCTCGCGCAGGACCGTGACGCTCGTGGCGTCAACGACGGCGTCGCCGAGCGGACCGACGCCGATGACGTGGACGTCACCAAGGAGGACCAGCCGTGA